In the genome of Amaranthus tricolor cultivar Red isolate AtriRed21 chromosome 15, ASM2621246v1, whole genome shotgun sequence, one region contains:
- the LOC130801677 gene encoding geraniol 8-hydroxylase-like has protein sequence MIEYMDVYIYIMYLTLLFFSAITIFLFCFTKPKSYTKSLPPGPSPLPIFGNLMALLPHISTPHKYFAKLAKTYGPIVSLQLGSITAIVISTPTLAKQVLHKNHSIFSTLYDLDAIGAHQHDEFSVGPLSPKSPKWKILRKIYSTQLLSEKMMENMKFHRYKKMEELMGYVRKCALDNISVDVGQALFDTSFDMICSSIFSMDSRTDSKITEIKDLMNGIITEIGRPNIVDCYPILKPIDPQRIRHRLTYYCVDLFNLFDEIIAERLTCREEKLRCSDVYSDLMDVILDVVEEQKDEITRDHVHHLLLDLLGAGMDTTSKTMEWAMAELLGNPMMLTKLQQEIDKVVGKAKFVFESDISELPYLQAIVKETLRLHPAAPLLLPRKVEQDIQIQGYQLPKGAMLIVNAWAIGRDPESWADPDTFYPERFLGSELDMKSQFLKLFTFGAGKKICVGMPLALRMISLVLGNLITCFDWKLLDKQNLGVEYDMSDQYGITLKKTKSLCAYPVTRS, from the exons ATGATCGAATACATGGAtgtttacatatatataatgtatttgACACTGTTGTTTTTTTCTGCAATAACAATTTTCCTATTTTGTTTTACAAAACCCAAATCATACACAAAAAGTTTACCTCCCGGACCTTCTCCTTTACCAATATTTGGTAACTTAATGGCTTTACTACCACACATTAGTACACCTCACAAATACTTTGCCAAGCTAGCTAAGACTTATGGTCCTATTGTGAGCCTTCAATTAGGTTCCATTACCGCTATTGTTATTTCTACCCCTACACTCGCCAAACAAGTCCTCCATAAAAATCATAGCATTTTCTCCACCTTATATGATCTCGATGCAATCGGAGCTCACCAACACGATGAATTTTCGGTTGGCCCCTTATCCCCCAAATCTCCAAAATGGAAAATCCTTAGGAAAATTTATAGCACCCAACTTTTGAGTGAAAAAATGATGGAAAACATGAAGTTTCATAGGTACAAAAAGATGGAGGAATTGATGGGTTATGTGAGAAAATGTGCGTTAGATAACATTAGTGTTGATGTTGGACAAGCATTGTTTGATACTTCTTTTGATATGATATGTAGCTCAATTTTCTCCATGGATTCAAGAACTGATTCCAAGATAACAGAGATTAAAGATTTGATGAATGGTATTATAACAGAGATTGGGAGGCCTAATATTGTGGATTGTTATCCTATACTTAAACCTATTGATCCACAACGTATCAGGCATCGGttaacatattattgtgttgatttgtTCAACTTATTTGATGAAATTATTGCAGAAAGATTGACGTGTAGGGAAGAGAAATTGCGTTGTTCAGATGTGTATAGTGATCTAATGGACGTGATCTTAGATGTAGTGGAAGAACAAAAGGACGAAATCACCCGAGACCATGTTCATCATTTACTATTG GATCTCCTTGGTGCGGGAATGGATACAACATCAAAAACAATGGAGTGGGCAATGGCAGAGCTACTTGGAAACCCGATGATGCTGACCAAGTTACAACAAGAAATAGACAAAGTGGTGGGAAAAGCCAAATTTGTGTTTGAATCAGACATCTCAGAACTTCCATACCTACAAGCAATAGTTAAAGAAACCCTCAGACTCCATCCAGCAGCGCCATTGTTACTCCCTCGCAAGGTAGAGCAGGACATACAAATCCAAGGCTATCAACTACCTAAGGGTGCAATGCTTATAGTTAATGCATGGGCCATTGGGCGTGACCCGGAGTCATGGGCTGACCCCGATACATTCTACCCAGAACGGTTCTTGGGGTCAGAGCTAGACATGAAGAGTCAATTTTTGAAGCTATTTACATTTGGCGCAGGAAAAAAGATATGCGTTGGGATGCCCTTAGCCTTGCGCATGATTTCTTTAGTGTTGGGTAACTTGATTACTTGTTTCGACTGGAAACTACTAGACAAACAGAATTTGGGTGTGGAGTATGACATGAGTGATCAATATGGAATTACACTAAAGAAGACCAAATCCTTATGTGCTTATCCGGTTACTCGTTCTTGA